Within Helicobacter pylori NQ4053, the genomic segment TCGCTCGTTGGTGTTTAACACGCTCCTTATAATAGAGGGGTTACAATCTATTAAATTATGAAAGCGCTCCAGTAAAAACTTCTCTAAAACCTCTAAATCAAAGCTTTGATAAACGCCCACTTTTTCAAAGAGGTTTTTTAAATCCGCTTTTAAATCAAATTCTAACCCGTAATGCGCAATGATTTTCAATAATCCAAAACTCAAGCGCCTTAAAGCAAAAGGATCTTTAGATCCGCTAGGGATTTTACCCGCGCTAAAAAGAGAAAACAAGTTGTCTAATTTCAAGCTCAAAGCCACGATCGCACTAAAAACACTAGAGGGCAAGGGGGCGTTTTCGCTTGCGGGCAAATACTGCTCTTTCACACTCAAAGCGACCAATTCGTTTTCGTTTTGTTTTAAAGCGTAGTAATAGCCCATGATCCCTTGAAGCTCGCTAAATTCATACACCACTTCACTGAGTAAATCCGCCTTAGCGATTTTAACGGCTCTTTTAACCAACTCAAGGGCTTTTTCCAAAGACATGTTTAAAGATGAAATATATTTTTGCGTCAAATATTGAGCGATGGTTGATTCTCGCTCCATTTTATCTTTTAAAGTCCCTAAACCTTGCACAAAAACCACGCTCTCTAAAGGGGCGTTATCTAAGGGCTTTTTAAGATCGTTTTCATAAAAGAAAACCGCATCGCTCAAACGGGCTTTTAAAACCTTTTGATTGCCTAAAATGATTTTTTGCTTGTCTTTATTGATAGCGTTACTCACCACGATAAAGCCGTTGTGTAATGTTGGGCTTTCTTCTTGGCTTTTTTGACAAAAGGTTGCAAAATAGCGCTGGTTTTCTTTCATGGAAGTGGTGATGATTTCACTGGGTAATTTTAAAAACGCCTTGTCAAACTCCCCTAAAAGCGCGCTGGGGTATTCCGTGATCGCTACAACCTCATCTAATAAATCCCTATCCATTTCTACAACGATGCGATGCTTTGTTTCTAGCTCTTTAATTTCTTGCAAGATTTTAGCTTCGCGCTTTTTAGGGTCCAAAATGACATGGTTTTTTTCTAAAACTTCAAAATACGCTTTAGGGCTATCCACTTCAATAAAATCAAAACCCTCTTGTCGGTGCACTTTGGTGGCTTGCTTGGTTTTAAAACCATACTCTTTAACTTCAATATCGTTAAAATTTTCCCCATTAAACAACACGCAAATATTATGAATGGGTCTGATAAAGCTTTTTTCCACATTGCCCCAACGCATGGACTTCCCAAAATTCAAACCCTCTAAAAACTCTAACACAATGGGCATGATTAAATCTTTTGTGGGCTGTTTAGCGTGGATTTTAGCGTGATAAAGCACTTCTTTATTGTTTTTAAACGCTGTTTGGAAATGCTGGTGATCTTTTAGTCCTAATTTTTGATAAAACCCTAAACCTAGCGCGTTCAAGCCTTGCGTTTTATCCTGATGATTGCATGCGATTTTAACGGGAGGACCAAAAAATTCCTCTTTGGTTTCTTGAGTTAAAAGGGGAAAGTCTTTAACGAACAAACACAAGCGTCTAGGGGTGTAAAAAATCTCTATAGTTCCCACTTCTAAAGCGCGTTTTTGAAAAAGAGCATGGAGTTTTTTAGGCATTTCTTTATATTCATTCAATAACGCTTGTGCGGGCAATTCTTCAACTAAAACTTCTACTAACAATTCATCTGAATGCAAAATCTCAATCCTCCCTAAAAAACAAAATCACTCTTAAGAATAAGCTAAATCATGCTAGAATTATACTTGAATTTATTCCTAGTTTAATTTATTTCTTAATACAAAAGGTGAGCGTTTTGAAACATTTAGCCCCACTCATTCATATCCCTTTTAAAGCTTTATGGCTAGGTACAGCCTTAAGCGCGTTCTTAAGTTTGAATTTGAACGCTGAAGAAAGCCCTACTAAAACAGAGCCTAAGCCCGCTAAGGGGGTTAAAAACAAGCCCAAATCGCCTGTTACTAATGTCATGATGACCAATTGCGATAACATTAAAGACTTTAACGCTAAGCAAAAAGAAGTTTTAAAAGCCGCTTATCAATTCGGATCTAAAGAAAATTTAGGCTATGAAATGGCAGGCATCGCATGGAAAGAATCATGCGCAGGGACTTATAAAATCAATTTTTCGGATCCGAGTGCGGGCATTTACCATGCGTATATCCCTAGCGTTTTAAAAAGCTATGGGCATAATAACAGCCCCTTTTTGCGTAACGTGATGGGGGAATTGCTCATTAAAGACGATGCGTTTGCTTCTGAAGTGGCCCTAAAAGAGTTACTCTATTGGAAAACGCGCTACCACGACAATCTAAAAGACATGATCAAGTCTTACAATAAGGGCAGTCGTTGGGAAAAAAACGAGAAGTCTAACGCTGATGCTGAAAAATATTACGAAGAGATACAAGATAAAATCAGGCGTTTGAAAGAATCTAAAATCTTTGATTCGCAGTCCAGTAATGACCAAGAATTGCAAAAAAGTGCTAATAGCAACTTGGATTTAGACCCTATCGGCAACGCCATGCCCCAAACTTTAGCTAAAACAGAGACCAAAGAAACTCAAACAGAGGAAACCCAAGCAGAAAAACCCCAAGAAATGAAAGAGGCAACTAGCGAGCAAATAACCAACAAGCCAGAAAAAGCAAAAGATAAACCCATGTATTTCGCTCAAATCAACAGCGCTGATTTCACACCCGCTAAAAAAAGCTCAAAAAAACCGGCTAAAGCGAGTCCAAAACGCTCCTCTAAAAATAATATCAGCGTTAAAAACAACACCAAAACCGCTTCCAAAAGTAAAGAAGTGTGCAAAAATTGCTCTCCAGGGCAAAGGAATGCGATTTTAGCCAACCACATCACTCTCATGCAAGAGCTTTAAAAAGTCCTAAAAATGGCGCAAAAAACTCTTTTGATTATCACTGATGGCATTGGGTATCGTAAAGATAGCGATCATAACGCTTTCTTCCATGCCAAAAAACCCACTTATGATTTGATGTTTAAAACCTTGCCTTATAGTCTGATTGATACGCATGGCTTGAGCGTGGGCTTACCTAAGGGGCAAATGGGAAATTCTGAAGTGGGGCATATGTGTATTGGGGCTGGTAGGGTGCTCTATCAGGATTTAGTCAAAATTTCTTTAAACCTTCAAAACGATGGGTTAAAAAACAACCCCGCTTTTTTAAACACGATCCAAAAAAGCCCTGTGGTGCATCTTATGGGTTTGATGAGCGATGGAGGCGTGCATTCACACATTGAGCATTTTATCGCTCTGGCTTTAGAGTGTGAAAAATCCCATAAAAAAGTCTTTCTGCATTTAATCACCGATGGGCGCGATGTCGCTCCTAAAAGCGCTTTAACTTATTTAAAACAAATACAAAATATCTGCAATGAAAACATTCAAATCGCTACCATAGGTGGCCGTTTTTATGCGATGGATAGGGATAATCGCTTTGAAAGGATTGAGCTTGCGTATCATAGCTTAATGGGGCTTAATCACACGCCTTTAAGCCCTAGCGAATATATCCAAAGCCAGTATGATAAAAATATCACCGATGAATTTATCATGCCCGCTTGTTTTAAAGATTATTGCGGCATGCAAGATAATGAAAGCTTTATTTTTATCAATTTCAGGAATGATAGGGCTAGAGAAATCGTGAGCGCTTTAGGTCAAAAGGAATTCAGTGGCTTTAAGCGCCAAGTTTTTACAAAACTCCATATCGTTACCATGACGCCTTATGACAACGCTTTCCCCTACCCTGTTTTATTCCCTAAAGAAAGCGTTCAAAACACGCTCGCTGAAGTGGTGTCTCAACACAACCTGACCCAAAGCCATATCGCTGAAACTGAAAAATACGCGCATGTAACCTTTTTCATCAATGGCGGAGTGGAGACGCCTTTTAAAAATGAAAACCGGGTGCTTATCCAAAGCCCTAAAGTTACCACTTATGACTTAAAGCCTGAAATGAGCGCTAAAGAAGTAACCCTTGCGGTGTTGGAGCAAATGAAACTAGGCACGGATTTGATCATTGTGAATTTTGCTAATGGCGACATGGTGGGGCATACGGGGAATTTTGAAGCGAGTATTAAAGCGGTAGAAGCAGTGGATGCATGCTTAGGGGAAATCCTTTCACTGGCTAAAGAATTAGATTACGCCATGCTTTTAACAAGCGATCATGGGAATTGCGAGCGCATGAAAGATGAAAACCAAAACCCCTTAACCAACCACACCGCTGGGAGCGTGTATTGCTTTGTTTTAGGGAATGGAGTCAAATCCATAAAAAACGGAGCGTTAAACAATATCGCTAGCAGCGTGTTAAAACTCATGGGCATCAAAGCCCCAGCAACGATGGACGAACCCTTATTTTAAACTAAAGGAAAAGAATGCAAATTGATGACACATTATTGCAACGCTTGGAAAAATTGAGCATGCTAGAGATTAAAGATGAGCATAAAGAGAGCGTTAAAGGCCATCTAGCGGAGGTTTTAGGCTTTGTAGAAAACATCTTCGCTTTAGAAACTAACGGGTTAAAAACAGATACAGAGTTATGCACCCCCTTAAGAGAAGACGAACCCAAAAGCCAACCTAACACCGCCAAAGAGATTTTAAGCCAAAACAAACACAGCCAGGATCATTACTTCGTTGTGCCCAAAATCATTGAATAGGTTTTATTGAATAGGTTTTATATCAAGTGAAAAGCTTGATTTTTGAAATCAAATAGACAGAAAAAAGCTATCGCTTGACTAAAATTCAAGCTCTTTACTATTTGTTTTCAGCCTTTTTTTAATTCATCAATCGCTTCCACTAACCCCGCAATCGCCTTTTTGATTTCTTCATGCGTGATAATATAAGGGGGCATGAGGTAGATCGTGTTGTTTAAAGGGCGTAATAACAGGCCTTTTTTTAGAGCTTTTTTAAAAACCGCTAAACTCAAACGCTCTTTAGTTTGAATAAAAACTTCAAAGGCAAAGACCATGCCCAAATGCCTTAGATTAGACACCACTTGTTGCTCTATCAAGTCTTTTAACGCGTTTTGGAGCGTGCTAAAAATAAACTCGCTCAAAGCCTTGTTCTTTTCAATAATATTTTCTTTTTCAAAAATATCCAGCGTAGCGTTCGCGCATGCGCATGCCAGGGCGTTTCCTGTGTAGCTGTGCGAATGCAAAAACGCTTTATTTTCTTCATAGGGGGCGTAAAATTGGTTATAAATTTCATTGCGGGTTAATAGCGCGCTTAAAGGCAAATACCCCCCGCTAATCCCTTTAGACAAGCATAAAAAATCAGGCTCAATCTCGCATTGTTCATAAGCAAACATGCTCCCTGTGCGCCCAAACCCGGTGGCGATTTCATCAAAAATAATGTGGATGTCTTTTTGCTTGCATAATAAAACGGCTTGTTTTAAATACTTCGCGCTATAAATATGCATATTCCCTGCGCATTGCAAAAGCGGCTCTGCAATGAAGGCGCAAATTTCTTCACCATGCTTATCTAACAAACGCTTTAAAGCGTTCAAACTATTTTCTATTTCATTATCGTTTTTAGGCACGGGTGTGGTGAGATTCTTGAGCAATAAGGGGGTGTAAGTGTCTTTATAAAGTTTCACATCGCCCACGCTTAACGCTCCCAAAGTCTCGCCATGATAGGAATTAGAAAGCGATAAAAAAAGCTTTTTAGGGTGCGTTTGATCTTTTAAAAAATGGGCGTGATAGCTCATTTTCAAAGCGATTTCAATACAAGATGAGCCGTTATCCGCATAAAAGCATTTGTCCATGCTAGTGAGCTGGCAAAGCCTTTGAGAGAGCGTGATAATGGGCTTATGGCTAAAAGAAGCCAAAAGGACATGCTCTAAATCATCAATTTGATTTTTAAGCTGTTGGCTGATGTAGGCGTTATTATGCCCAAAAAGATTCACCCACCATGAGCTGATCAAATCCATGTAAGCGTTATCATTAAAATCATAGAGGTAAATCCCTTGAGCCTTTTTAATGGGGATAATGGGGAAATTTTGATGCTCTTGCATTTGCGAGCAAGGGTGCCAAAGATACTCCAAATCCAAAGCGGCCAAATTTTCTTGAAAATTCATGTTAAAAACTCTCTATAATAAGGATAATTTTAATAACCTTTGGTTAAAATAAGGTTATTTGATTTTACTATAAGGTTGTTTAAACCTGAATTTCACATTTTTGATTTTTTAAAAGGGATTAGAGTTCTTATGATTGAATGGATGCAAAATCATAGAAAGTATTTAGTGGTTACGATATGGATAAGCACGATCGCTTTTATTGCCGCCGGGATGATAGGTTGGGGGCAATACAGCTTTTCTTTAGATAGCGATAGCGCTGCCAAAGTGGGACAGATTAAGATTTCTCAAGAAGAATTAGCCCAAGAATACCGCCGCCTTAAAGACGCCTATGCTGAGTCTATCCCTGATTTTAAAGAACTCACTGAAGATCAAATCAAAGCCATGCATTTAGAAAAAAGCGCTCTAGATTCGCTCATCAATCAAGCTTTATTGAGGAATCTCGCTTTAGATTTAGGGCTTGGCGCTACAAAGCAAGAAGTGGCGAAAGAAATCAGAAAAACGAGCGTTTTTCAAAAAGATGGTGTTTTTGATGAAGAATTGTATAAAAATATCTTAAAGCAAAGCCATTACCGCCCCAAGCATTTTGAAGAAAGCGTTGAAAGGCTTTTAATCCTTCAAAAAATCAGTGCTCTCTTCCCCAAAACCACTACCCCTTTGGAGCAATCCAGCCTATCGCTTTGGGCAAAATTGCAAGACAAATTAGACATTCTTATCCTAAACCCTAGTGATGTTAAAATCTCTCTTAATGAAGAAGAGATGAAAAA encodes:
- the glyS gene encoding glycine--tRNA ligase subunit beta; this encodes MHSDELLVEVLVEELPAQALLNEYKEMPKKLHALFQKRALEVGTIEIFYTPRRLCLFVKDFPLLTQETKEEFFGPPVKIACNHQDKTQGLNALGLGFYQKLGLKDHQHFQTAFKNNKEVLYHAKIHAKQPTKDLIMPIVLEFLEGLNFGKSMRWGNVEKSFIRPIHNICVLFNGENFNDIEVKEYGFKTKQATKVHRQEGFDFIEVDSPKAYFEVLEKNHVILDPKKREAKILQEIKELETKHRIVVEMDRDLLDEVVAITEYPSALLGEFDKAFLKLPSEIITTSMKENQRYFATFCQKSQEESPTLHNGFIVVSNAINKDKQKIILGNQKVLKARLSDAVFFYENDLKKPLDNAPLESVVFVQGLGTLKDKMERESTIAQYLTQKYISSLNMSLEKALELVKRAVKIAKADLLSEVVYEFSELQGIMGYYYALKQNENELVALSVKEQYLPASENAPLPSSVFSAIVALSLKLDNLFSLFSAGKIPSGSKDPFALRRLSFGLLKIIAHYGLEFDLKADLKNLFEKVGVYQSFDLEVLEKFLLERFHNLIDCNPSIIRSVLNTNERDIVKIIQKVKALKRFLDDPKNAQKKELLFSAFKRLANINKDRNPNESSEFSTHLFKEPKEHALFEAFNTIKTSAFESLDSKIEAYFSLHAPLEEYFKSVLVMDKDIEIQKNRKNFLWGVYQSFLEIGDIKEIAI
- the gpmI gene encoding 2,3-bisphosphoglycerate-independent phosphoglycerate mutase codes for the protein MAQKTLLIITDGIGYRKDSDHNAFFHAKKPTYDLMFKTLPYSLIDTHGLSVGLPKGQMGNSEVGHMCIGAGRVLYQDLVKISLNLQNDGLKNNPAFLNTIQKSPVVHLMGLMSDGGVHSHIEHFIALALECEKSHKKVFLHLITDGRDVAPKSALTYLKQIQNICNENIQIATIGGRFYAMDRDNRFERIELAYHSLMGLNHTPLSPSEYIQSQYDKNITDEFIMPACFKDYCGMQDNESFIFINFRNDRAREIVSALGQKEFSGFKRQVFTKLHIVTMTPYDNAFPYPVLFPKESVQNTLAEVVSQHNLTQSHIAETEKYAHVTFFINGGVETPFKNENRVLIQSPKVTTYDLKPEMSAKEVTLAVLEQMKLGTDLIIVNFANGDMVGHTGNFEASIKAVEAVDACLGEILSLAKELDYAMLLTSDHGNCERMKDENQNPLTNHTAGSVYCFVLGNGVKSIKNGALNNIASSVLKLMGIKAPATMDEPLF
- the gatC gene encoding Asp-tRNA(Asn)/Glu-tRNA(Gln) amidotransferase subunit GatC, giving the protein MQIDDTLLQRLEKLSMLEIKDEHKESVKGHLAEVLGFVENIFALETNGLKTDTELCTPLREDEPKSQPNTAKEILSQNKHSQDHYFVVPKIIE
- a CDS encoding adenosylmethionine--8-amino-7-oxononanoate transaminase, with amino-acid sequence MNFQENLAALDLEYLWHPCSQMQEHQNFPIIPIKKAQGIYLYDFNDNAYMDLISSWWVNLFGHNNAYISQQLKNQIDDLEHVLLASFSHKPIITLSQRLCQLTSMDKCFYADNGSSCIEIALKMSYHAHFLKDQTHPKKLFLSLSNSYHGETLGALSVGDVKLYKDTYTPLLLKNLTTPVPKNDNEIENSLNALKRLLDKHGEEICAFIAEPLLQCAGNMHIYSAKYLKQAVLLCKQKDIHIIFDEIATGFGRTGSMFAYEQCEIEPDFLCLSKGISGGYLPLSALLTRNEIYNQFYAPYEENKAFLHSHSYTGNALACACANATLDIFEKENIIEKNKALSEFIFSTLQNALKDLIEQQVVSNLRHLGMVFAFEVFIQTKERLSLAVFKKALKKGLLLRPLNNTIYLMPPYIITHEEIKKAIAGLVEAIDELKKG